One region of Rhodocaloribacter litoris genomic DNA includes:
- a CDS encoding lamin tail domain-containing protein: MHTTRTRHLLARLLLAAAFGGAGPAAAQFVETFADGDFTQDPAWTGTTAHWAVVPFGDDFALRSDGPTAADTLYLATASTQAYGRWALTFRYEGGALSNFNLVRIFLLADGPDLTGAVRGYHLQLGTNSRDVRLYRSDPDVAGGRTLLGQSAPDVVTDEARTLGVTVTRTEAGDWTVTLDGAPVLAVAETGTPVTTGSHFGLWVKHSATRNRGYFFDDLVVTPGLEDTTPPVVTGVTYEVTLPGFFARFSELIDFSSIDGDDVSVPGIDRIVSMSPVSGVNETDGISIQLATFLPSGDYDVRLRDIADLAGNVLRDTTVTVTVVADETPPVLLGAEAISATEVHVTFDEPVGLDPGAFTLSENVTVTGILNPMIPEFPYAEVVMLEVFPPLAPGITYTLTVHDLADPFGNVLEEAAAAFTFSGEPFVPAPGDVVVNEILYAPPPGGSEYVELLNRTGHTLDLRAFRLADDRNSPVPLTTETTALPPGGFAVLAQDSTAFAAAFPGVPFLPVENFPALNNAGDAVVLFFEETVLDSVAYRPGWGGAGGAALERRDPAGPSNLALNWGTSTDPRGGTPGAVNTLFAPDTTPPALLSALPARTGDTLTVTFSEPLDPATVTPGDFTIENGGTVTPETVSVDEATATLVLAMPLPPGTYRLVVRDVADFFGNILAEDVRAFTVLAPVTPARGEVVVNEILYAPPPGGSEYVELLNRTGHTLDLRAFRLADDRNSPVPLTTETTALPPGGFAVLAQDSTAFAAAFPGVPFLPVENFPALNNAGDAVVLFFEETVLDSVAYRPGWGGAGGAALERRDPAGPSNLALNWGTSTDPRGGTPGAVNTLFAPDTTPPHPFFADQVGERHAEVFFSEPLDPATVTPGDFALDGTGPAALVLAEGDTRVRLTFDAGLPGLSQPNPLMLTVRDVADLTGNVLAEATVPLARQAAPGDVVVNEILYEPRADPRDGFIDQPEYIELFNRSGHLISLRGLFRTNVPDETGAADTTRLAADPVAIAPGGFAVVFAEPKVLDEDALYAQSSLVLAFPEDYRRLGVTLLPVRAATLGLRNDGDLVRLHRPDGTVVDEVVYDPAWHDAARATTQGVALERIDPDAPAQAATNWASATAPAGGTPGRPNSVAPVTARPPQPGELVVNEILYEPRADPGDGRPDQPEYFELFNRTGEPLALNGLLLTGRPDEQGRADTLRIAFTPVALPPGGFAVVYGVPPGTPDDSLRLVLERPFPTLPAGDPGLVLLPLRRSLALDNAGDLVRLHRPDGTIVDEVAYDPAWHHPGLRERRGTALERIDPDAPAGLASNWTSSVAPAGGTPGARNSVYLRPGEPRAAPGLVVEPSPFSPDRDGHEDVTAIRYTLRQAPALVRARIFDAGGRLVRTLEAAALAGRSGTLFWDGLDDHARPLRVGIYVVHLEAIAADAGTREAYKAPVVLARPLD, encoded by the coding sequence ATGCATACCACGCGGACGAGGCATCTGCTTGCCCGGCTGCTGCTGGCCGCCGCCTTCGGCGGAGCCGGCCCGGCCGCCGCCCAGTTCGTCGAGACCTTCGCCGACGGCGACTTCACGCAGGACCCGGCGTGGACAGGCACCACGGCACACTGGGCGGTGGTGCCGTTCGGGGACGACTTCGCGCTGCGCTCCGACGGCCCCACCGCGGCCGACACGCTCTACCTGGCAACGGCCTCCACACAGGCCTACGGCCGGTGGGCGCTCACCTTCCGCTACGAAGGCGGGGCGCTGAGCAACTTCAACCTCGTACGCATCTTCCTCCTGGCCGACGGGCCGGACCTGACGGGAGCGGTGCGCGGCTACCACCTCCAGCTCGGCACCAACAGCCGTGACGTCCGTCTCTACCGCAGCGACCCGGACGTTGCCGGGGGCCGTACCCTGCTCGGCCAGTCCGCCCCCGACGTCGTCACGGACGAGGCCCGCACGCTCGGCGTCACCGTCACCCGCACCGAAGCGGGAGACTGGACCGTGACGCTCGACGGCGCCCCCGTGCTGGCCGTCGCCGAGACGGGAACGCCCGTCACCACCGGCAGCCACTTCGGGCTGTGGGTCAAGCATTCCGCCACCCGCAACCGGGGATACTTCTTCGACGACCTGGTGGTCACGCCCGGCCTCGAGGACACGACGCCGCCCGTCGTCACCGGCGTGACGTACGAGGTCACGTTGCCAGGCTTCTTCGCCCGCTTCTCCGAGTTGATCGACTTCAGCAGCATCGACGGGGACGACGTCTCCGTCCCGGGCATCGACCGGATCGTGTCGATGTCCCCTGTCTCGGGCGTCAACGAGACGGACGGGATTTCCATACAACTCGCCACCTTCCTCCCTTCGGGCGACTACGACGTGCGGCTCCGTGACATCGCCGACCTGGCCGGCAACGTCCTGCGGGACACCACCGTCACGGTGACCGTGGTGGCGGATGAGACGCCGCCCGTGCTCCTCGGCGCCGAAGCCATCTCGGCCACGGAGGTGCACGTCACCTTCGACGAGCCGGTCGGCCTGGATCCCGGAGCCTTCACCCTCTCGGAGAACGTCACCGTCACCGGTATCCTGAACCCGATGATCCCGGAGTTTCCCTATGCGGAGGTGGTCATGCTGGAGGTTTTTCCGCCGCTGGCGCCCGGCATCACCTATACGCTCACCGTGCACGACCTCGCCGACCCGTTCGGCAACGTGCTCGAGGAGGCCGCCGCCGCGTTCACCTTCTCCGGGGAGCCTTTCGTCCCGGCGCCGGGCGACGTCGTCGTCAACGAGATCCTCTACGCCCCGCCCCCCGGCGGCAGCGAGTACGTCGAACTCCTCAACCGCACCGGCCACACGCTCGACCTGCGCGCCTTCCGCCTCGCCGACGACCGAAACAGCCCCGTCCCCCTCACCACCGAAACAACGGCGCTGCCCCCCGGCGGCTTCGCCGTGCTCGCGCAGGACAGCACCGCCTTCGCAGCCGCCTTCCCCGGCGTCCCCTTCCTCCCGGTCGAGAACTTCCCCGCGCTCAACAACGCGGGCGACGCCGTCGTGCTCTTCTTCGAAGAGACGGTGCTCGACTCGGTGGCCTACCGGCCCGGCTGGGGCGGGGCGGGAGGCGCCGCGCTGGAGCGGCGGGACCCGGCCGGTCCTTCGAACCTGGCGTTGAACTGGGGCACCTCCACCGATCCGCGCGGGGGCACTCCCGGCGCCGTGAACACCCTCTTCGCGCCGGACACCACCCCGCCCGCCCTGCTCTCCGCCCTTCCGGCCCGGACGGGCGACACCCTCACGGTGACGTTCTCCGAGCCGCTGGACCCCGCCACCGTCACGCCCGGCGACTTCACCATCGAGAACGGCGGGACGGTGACGCCGGAGACGGTCTCCGTCGACGAAGCCACCGCCACGCTCGTCCTGGCCATGCCGCTCCCGCCGGGCACCTACCGGCTCGTCGTCCGCGACGTGGCTGATTTCTTCGGAAACATCCTGGCCGAAGACGTACGGGCGTTCACGGTGCTCGCGCCGGTGACGCCTGCCCGGGGGGAGGTGGTCGTCAACGAGATCCTCTACGCCCCGCCCCCCGGCGGCAGCGAGTACGTCGAACTCCTCAACCGCACCGGCCACACGCTCGACCTGCGCGCCTTCCGCCTCGCCGACGACCGAAACAGCCCCGTCCCCCTCACCACCGAAACAACGGCGCTGCCCCCCGGCGGCTTCGCCGTGCTCGCGCAGGACAGCACCGCCTTCGCAGCCGCCTTCCCCGGCGTCCCCTTCCTCCCGGTCGAGAACTTCCCCGCGCTCAACAACGCGGGCGACGCCGTCGTGCTCTTCTTCGAAGAGACGGTGCTCGACTCGGTGGCCTACCGGCCCGGCTGGGGCGGGGCGGGAGGCGCCGCGCTGGAGCGGCGGGACCCGGCCGGTCCTTCGAACCTGGCGTTGAACTGGGGCACCTCCACCGATCCGCGCGGGGGCACTCCCGGCGCCGTGAACACCCTCTTCGCGCCGGACACCACCCCGCCGCACCCCTTCTTCGCCGACCAGGTCGGCGAACGGCACGCCGAGGTGTTCTTCTCCGAGCCGCTGGACCCCGCCACCGTCACGCCCGGCGACTTCGCGCTCGACGGGACGGGGCCTGCCGCCCTTGTGCTGGCCGAAGGGGACACGCGGGTCCGCCTCACGTTCGACGCCGGGCTCCCGGGCCTCTCGCAGCCGAACCCGCTCATGCTCACCGTGCGCGACGTGGCCGACCTGACCGGCAACGTGCTGGCCGAGGCCACGGTGCCGCTGGCCCGCCAGGCTGCCCCGGGCGACGTCGTCGTCAACGAGATCCTCTACGAGCCGCGGGCCGACCCCCGCGACGGGTTCATCGACCAGCCGGAATACATCGAGCTCTTCAACCGCAGCGGCCACCTCATCAGCCTCCGCGGCCTCTTCCGAACGAATGTGCCCGACGAGACGGGTGCCGCCGATACGACCCGGCTGGCAGCGGATCCGGTGGCCATCGCGCCGGGTGGTTTTGCCGTGGTCTTCGCCGAGCCGAAAGTCCTCGACGAGGACGCCCTCTATGCCCAGTCGTCGCTGGTGCTGGCCTTCCCCGAGGACTACCGCCGCCTGGGTGTCACGCTGCTGCCCGTGCGGGCGGCCACGCTCGGGCTGCGCAACGACGGGGACCTCGTCCGCCTCCACCGGCCGGACGGCACCGTCGTCGACGAGGTCGTCTACGACCCCGCCTGGCACGACGCGGCACGCGCCACCACGCAGGGGGTGGCCCTCGAACGCATCGACCCGGACGCGCCGGCGCAGGCGGCAACCAACTGGGCCAGTGCCACCGCCCCGGCCGGCGGCACGCCCGGCCGCCCGAACAGCGTCGCCCCCGTGACGGCCCGTCCGCCGCAGCCCGGCGAGCTGGTCGTCAACGAGATCCTCTACGAGCCGCGGGCCGACCCCGGCGACGGGCGCCCGGACCAGCCCGAGTACTTCGAACTGTTCAACCGGACGGGCGAACCCCTGGCCCTCAACGGCCTGCTGCTGACGGGCCGGCCGGACGAGCAGGGCCGGGCCGATACCCTGCGCATCGCCTTCACCCCGGTGGCCCTGCCGCCGGGCGGCTTCGCCGTCGTCTACGGCGTGCCGCCCGGTACGCCGGACGACAGCCTCCGCCTCGTCCTCGAACGCCCCTTCCCCACCCTGCCGGCCGGCGACCCCGGCCTCGTGCTCCTGCCCCTGCGGCGCAGCCTCGCCCTGGACAACGCGGGCGACCTCGTCCGCCTCCACCGGCCGGACGGCACCATCGTCGACGAGGTCGCCTACGACCCCGCCTGGCACCACCCGGGCCTCCGGGAACGGCGCGGCACGGCCCTCGAACGCATCGACCCGGACGCCCCCGCCGGCCTGGCCTCCAACTGGACGAGCAGCGTCGCCCCGGCCGGCGGCACCCCGGGCGCCCGCAACAGCGTCTACCTCCGCCCCGGTGAACCCCGGGCGGCTCCCGGCCTCGTCGTCGAACCCTCACCCTTCTCGCCGGACCGCGACGGCCACGAAGACGTGACGGCCATCCGGTATACCCTGCGCCAGGCCCCCGCGCTCGTCCGCGCCCGCATCTTCGACGCCGGCGGCCGGCTCGTGCGGACCCTCGAAGCGGCCGCGCTCGCCGGGCGTTCCGGCACCCTGTTCTGGGACGGCCTCGACGACCACGCCCGCCCCCTGCGCGTCGGCATCTACGTCGTCCACCTCGAAGCCATCGCCGCCGACGCCGGCACACGCGAAGCCTACAAAGCCCCCGTCGTGCTCGCCCGACCGCTCGACTGA
- a CDS encoding calcium/sodium antiporter, which translates to MLLQILLFLAGLGALYYGAEWLIKGAMSLALRFGIRRMVVGLTVVALGTSMPEFLVNFFAALWDEDSLALGNIVGSNIANIALILGMSAMVYPLAVQPPALRKEYPLMMLVMAAFYAMAWDGTISRLDGVLLVAGLAGFLAYLVLDARTETSKAEVARELLAATDGNTPVELLPMWKKSLYLLGGVAGLALGARLMVSAAVNIAEALQISHVVIGLTVVAVGTSLPELAASVLCAFRREPEMTVGNILGSNLLNILFVVGLIALIRPLHVEADAITIHFPVMMAFGLLLLPLAWTGYRISRLEGTVLVLGFTGYMVYLALPYL; encoded by the coding sequence ATGCTCCTCCAGATCCTCCTCTTCCTCGCCGGTCTGGGAGCCCTCTATTACGGTGCGGAATGGCTCATCAAAGGCGCCATGAGCCTGGCCCTGCGCTTCGGCATCCGGCGGATGGTCGTGGGCCTGACGGTCGTGGCCCTGGGTACCTCCATGCCCGAGTTCCTGGTCAACTTTTTCGCCGCACTGTGGGATGAAGACAGCCTTGCCCTGGGCAACATCGTCGGCTCGAACATTGCCAACATCGCCCTGATCCTGGGCATGAGCGCCATGGTCTACCCGCTGGCCGTGCAACCCCCGGCGCTGCGCAAGGAATACCCGCTGATGATGCTCGTCATGGCGGCCTTCTACGCCATGGCCTGGGACGGCACCATCAGCCGCCTGGACGGCGTGCTGCTCGTGGCGGGGTTGGCCGGCTTCCTGGCCTATCTGGTTCTGGACGCCCGGACGGAGACGAGCAAGGCGGAAGTCGCCCGGGAGTTGCTGGCCGCCACGGACGGCAACACCCCTGTCGAACTCCTCCCGATGTGGAAGAAAAGCCTGTACCTCCTTGGCGGCGTGGCCGGGCTGGCCCTGGGCGCCCGGCTGATGGTTTCGGCGGCGGTCAACATCGCCGAAGCGCTTCAGATCAGCCACGTGGTCATCGGGCTGACCGTCGTGGCCGTCGGCACCAGCCTGCCCGAACTGGCCGCCTCGGTCCTGTGCGCCTTTCGCCGGGAACCCGAAATGACGGTCGGAAACATTCTGGGAAGCAACCTGCTCAACATTCTCTTCGTGGTCGGCCTCATCGCGCTCATCCGGCCGCTGCACGTGGAGGCGGACGCGATCACCATCCATTTTCCCGTGATGATGGCGTTCGGCCTGCTGCTGCTTCCGCTGGCCTGGACGGGCTACCGGATCTCCCGGCTCGAAGGGACCGTGCTGGTGCTGGGCTTCACCGGCTACATGGTCTATCTGGCCCTGCCGTACCTCTGA
- a CDS encoding HesB/IscA family protein: MSATATQAPPAPVTLTPRAAEEIKKIMQTKEIPEGFSLRVGVRGGGCSGMSYILGFDKKREHDAEFEQDGIVIYMDKRHGLYLMGTVIDYHDGLNARGFTFDNPNAVSTCGCGSSFAA, encoded by the coding sequence ATGAGTGCAACGGCAACCCAGGCCCCGCCGGCCCCCGTCACCCTGACCCCTCGCGCCGCCGAGGAGATCAAGAAGATCATGCAGACCAAAGAGATTCCCGAGGGCTTCAGCCTGCGGGTCGGGGTGCGCGGCGGTGGTTGTTCGGGCATGAGCTACATCCTCGGCTTCGACAAGAAGCGCGAGCACGATGCCGAGTTCGAGCAAGACGGCATCGTCATCTACATGGACAAACGGCACGGGCTCTACCTGATGGGCACCGTGATCGACTACCACGACGGCCTCAACGCCCGCGGGTTCACGTTCGACAACCCGAATGCGGTTTCCACCTGCGGATGCGGCTCCAGCTTCGCCGCCTGA
- a CDS encoding VWA domain-containing protein yields the protein MSLSFGFSPWLLVLCLFGAAGLTYWAYRQTVPALPAGRRVLLGGLRFLALFVVLFLLFEPILRRFEARERPPVLAVLVDDSQSLGLVQEDEAGDPVNLATTVREALRRLPEDALDGTVRSFAFSDDVRPLPETPARFDSLRFEGARTNIAYALDYVREALKGENLRGVLLVSDGLYNTGRNPLYVAERFPVPVHTVVAGDTTARRDVQIRRITTNELAYVGTVLPVQVGVRVRDYPGERVTVSLMKDGAVLQSVPVTLPEGTAEVPVDLTYTPEAEGLHRLQVVVTRLPGELTYRNNAETVTVQVLKSRRRLLLLAGPPNPDLAALRQLLDGDENTEVVSFVQKAAGAFYEGTPPASFSDFDLILLAGYPGPGADTALLDRVAAAAEAGTPFLFLYHPRTDLRALQRHLGDVLPAVPQAVRTGTIEAVPLLTPEGERHPILDVPEVPASLLRRLPPLFCSESRWQASPDARVLARIEVRGVALNDPLLVVRQRGGSRSAALLGAGTWRWKNVPEDLEAVAPFWPAVFENLVQWVATREDDRRVRVRPAEDLFGGGEAVLLNGQVYDESLNPVDDAAVEVEVVTPDSTRLPYRMEAAGHGRYVLDLGSLPEGTYRYTARALREGTELGTDRGTFSVGALTLEYRETQANTALLRQIAERSGGNFFFPGDLGTLPERLSSSGLFTPVVIEETSETRLWQRYPFLILAILLLTAEWFLRKRSGMV from the coding sequence ATGTCCCTCTCATTCGGTTTCAGTCCGTGGTTGCTGGTGTTATGCCTGTTCGGGGCCGCCGGGTTGACGTACTGGGCGTACCGGCAGACGGTGCCGGCGTTGCCGGCGGGGCGGCGCGTCCTGCTGGGGGGGTTGCGCTTTCTGGCGCTTTTCGTGGTTCTTTTCCTGCTGTTCGAGCCCATCCTGCGGCGTTTCGAGGCACGAGAGCGGCCGCCCGTGCTGGCCGTACTCGTCGACGACAGCCAGAGCCTGGGGCTGGTGCAGGAGGATGAAGCCGGCGACCCTGTGAACCTGGCGACCACGGTGCGGGAAGCGCTGCGCCGCCTGCCGGAAGACGCCCTCGACGGCACCGTCCGCTCCTTCGCCTTCAGCGACGACGTGCGCCCGCTGCCGGAAACCCCGGCCCGCTTCGACTCGCTCCGTTTCGAAGGGGCCCGGACGAACATCGCGTATGCGCTCGACTACGTGCGCGAGGCCCTCAAGGGCGAGAACCTCCGGGGCGTCCTGCTCGTCTCGGACGGGCTCTACAACACCGGGCGCAACCCGCTCTACGTGGCCGAGCGCTTCCCCGTCCCCGTCCACACCGTCGTCGCAGGCGATACGACGGCCCGCCGGGACGTGCAGATCCGGCGCATCACGACGAACGAGCTGGCCTACGTCGGCACCGTGCTGCCGGTGCAGGTCGGCGTGCGGGTGCGGGATTATCCCGGAGAGCGGGTGACGGTTTCGCTGATGAAAGACGGCGCGGTGCTCCAGTCCGTCCCGGTCACCCTGCCCGAAGGGACGGCGGAGGTGCCGGTGGACCTGACGTACACGCCGGAGGCCGAGGGGCTGCACCGGCTCCAGGTGGTCGTGACCCGGTTGCCGGGCGAGCTGACCTACCGCAACAATGCCGAGACGGTGACGGTGCAGGTGTTGAAAAGCCGGCGGCGCCTCCTGTTGCTGGCCGGCCCGCCGAACCCGGACCTGGCCGCGCTGCGCCAGCTCCTCGACGGGGACGAGAACACGGAGGTGGTCTCATTCGTCCAGAAGGCCGCCGGCGCCTTCTACGAGGGCACGCCGCCTGCCTCTTTCAGCGACTTCGACCTGATCCTGCTGGCGGGCTATCCGGGACCCGGGGCCGACACGGCCCTCCTCGACCGGGTGGCGGCCGCGGCCGAAGCAGGCACCCCGTTCCTCTTCCTGTATCATCCCCGGACGGACCTGCGCGCGTTGCAACGGCACCTGGGCGACGTCCTGCCGGCGGTGCCGCAGGCCGTGCGGACCGGCACCATCGAGGCCGTGCCGCTGCTCACCCCGGAGGGCGAACGCCACCCCATCCTCGACGTGCCGGAGGTGCCGGCCTCGCTCCTGCGCCGCCTGCCGCCGCTCTTCTGCAGCGAGAGCCGCTGGCAGGCCAGCCCGGACGCCCGCGTGCTGGCCCGCATCGAGGTGCGCGGCGTCGCCCTGAACGACCCGCTGCTCGTCGTCCGGCAGCGCGGGGGAAGCCGCTCGGCCGCCCTGCTCGGCGCCGGTACCTGGCGCTGGAAGAACGTGCCGGAAGACCTGGAGGCGGTAGCCCCGTTCTGGCCTGCGGTGTTCGAAAACCTGGTCCAGTGGGTCGCCACACGCGAAGACGACCGGCGCGTGCGCGTCCGCCCCGCCGAAGACCTCTTCGGCGGCGGCGAGGCCGTCCTGCTCAACGGGCAGGTCTACGACGAAAGCCTCAACCCCGTGGATGACGCCGCCGTGGAGGTGGAGGTCGTCACGCCGGACAGCACCCGCCTCCCCTACCGCATGGAGGCCGCCGGCCACGGCCGCTACGTGCTCGACCTCGGCTCCCTGCCCGAGGGAACCTATCGCTACACCGCCCGCGCCCTGCGCGAGGGCACCGAACTGGGTACCGACCGGGGCACCTTCAGCGTCGGCGCCCTGACACTCGAATACAGGGAAACGCAGGCCAACACGGCCCTGCTGCGCCAGATCGCCGAGCGCTCCGGCGGCAACTTCTTCTTCCCCGGCGACCTGGGCACCCTCCCGGAGCGGCTCTCGTCCTCGGGCCTGTTCACCCCCGTCGTGATTGAGGAAACGTCGGAAACACGCCTCTGGCAACGCTATCCGTTCCTGATCCTCGCGATCCTCCTGCTGACGGCGGAATGGTTCCTGCGCAAGCGCAGCGGCATGGTCTGA
- a CDS encoding amidohydrolase yields MSEEPILPAAITRVLREDTPPEIRQDLPTLLTAIRHHLHMNPELGLQEFETARFIREVLEMHGLVPEGPVAVTGLYVDIKGAHPGPAVGFRADMDALPIQDGKQVPYASQRPGVAHLCGHDVHTTVGLGVALLLARLRDRLHGTVRVFFQPNEEGIPSGAPLMMREGVLDGLEAVYAIHVDPTLPVGVYGLITGPATASADRFRVLVQGPSTGHSARPHQSVDTIWVATQIMNTFYQLVGRVTDARNDAVLAITRIHGGEADNVIPDRVAFGGTLRCTVREDRDLLKAYLSRAASEIGALHRARIEVDIDDGAPAVVNDPRLIDNVRRTILEADGPSAIFEIPRPSLGAEDFAYYLEAVPGALIRVGTSSGPATSHPLHDACFDVDERALAPTARLMAHVLVNHLRNRPLG; encoded by the coding sequence ATGTCCGAAGAACCGATCCTGCCCGCGGCGATCACCCGGGTCCTCCGGGAGGATACCCCGCCGGAGATCCGGCAGGACCTGCCCACGCTGTTGACGGCCATTCGCCATCACCTGCACATGAATCCGGAGCTCGGGCTGCAGGAGTTCGAAACCGCCCGGTTCATCCGCGAGGTGCTGGAGATGCACGGGCTGGTGCCGGAGGGTCCCGTGGCCGTCACCGGCCTGTACGTGGACATCAAAGGGGCCCATCCCGGTCCCGCCGTCGGGTTCCGGGCGGACATGGACGCGTTGCCCATCCAGGACGGCAAGCAGGTGCCCTACGCCTCGCAGCGGCCGGGGGTGGCCCACCTCTGCGGCCACGACGTGCATACGACCGTCGGCCTCGGGGTGGCCCTGCTGCTGGCCCGCCTGCGCGACCGCCTGCACGGCACGGTCCGTGTCTTCTTCCAGCCGAACGAGGAGGGCATCCCCAGCGGCGCTCCGCTCATGATGCGCGAGGGCGTGCTCGACGGGCTGGAAGCCGTCTACGCCATCCACGTCGACCCCACACTGCCGGTGGGCGTCTACGGCCTCATCACCGGCCCGGCCACCGCCTCGGCGGATCGGTTCCGCGTCCTGGTTCAGGGCCCTTCGACCGGCCACTCGGCCCGCCCCCACCAGTCGGTCGACACGATCTGGGTGGCCACACAGATCATGAACACGTTCTACCAGCTCGTCGGCCGCGTCACCGACGCACGCAACGACGCCGTGCTGGCCATCACGCGCATCCACGGCGGCGAGGCCGACAACGTCATCCCCGACCGGGTCGCCTTCGGCGGGACGCTCCGGTGCACCGTGCGCGAAGACCGGGACCTCCTGAAAGCCTACCTGTCCCGTGCAGCCTCCGAGATCGGCGCCCTGCACCGCGCCCGCATCGAGGTCGACATCGACGACGGGGCACCGGCGGTCGTCAACGACCCGCGCCTCATCGACAACGTGCGCCGCACTATCCTGGAAGCGGATGGCCCCTCGGCCATCTTCGAGATCCCCCGTCCCAGCCTGGGGGCCGAAGACTTCGCCTATTACCTGGAAGCAGTGCCCGGCGCGTTGATCCGGGTCGGCACGTCCTCCGGCCCGGCGACCAGCCACCCGCTCCATGACGCCTGCTTCGACGTGGACGAACGGGCCCTGGCCCCCACCGCCCGGCTCATGGCGCACGTGCTCGTCAACCACCTCCGCAACCGCCCCCTCGGCTGA
- a CDS encoding S8 family peptidase — MKPRLLCLLLVVLGISPAHARQVPDVAADSVKYWIFLADRGPEAETTRVWVHPDAVARRARRGHRLDPEADRPVSAAYLSALRERGVVPRVQSRWLNAVSAYLAAGEAAAVRALPFVKAVRPVGRLLPARTPPPPPLVEAPWRPARPRPARLDYGASETQLALVNALPPLERGLNGAGVRLGIIDTGLGDLSAHPAFTRMLAEGRFLESRDFTGLPDDGSRHGRAVLSVAAGFDEGNLIGPAYGAEILHARTEYTPPETNQEEDNFVAGLEWMETMGVDVVNVSLGYSEFDEGQHSYTPADMDGDTPVTTQAADRAAQLGIVVVASAGNSGHTTWRIITSPADGDSVIAVGAVDANGVRAFFSSVGPTADGRIKPDVAALGMRVHLAASDTGYGLSQGTSFSAPMVAGIVALLLQVNPDLDPATVRDILRSTASRAGNPDNTLGWGLVDADAAVALAEALATPVENGRTPPAVLRVDTYPSPLTGPAVFEVRSPVTLPDARLHVYDLLGRRVAVPFEGALSPGLNRIPFDPTGLAPGLYLFTLETATLTRHGKLVVVR; from the coding sequence ATGAAGCCACGCCTGCTGTGCCTGCTGCTGGTCGTCCTGGGGATCTCGCCGGCCCACGCCCGGCAGGTCCCGGACGTAGCCGCCGACTCGGTCAAGTACTGGATCTTCCTGGCCGACCGGGGTCCGGAGGCGGAGACGACCCGGGTGTGGGTGCACCCGGATGCCGTCGCGCGGCGTGCCCGGCGGGGCCACCGCCTCGATCCCGAAGCGGACCGGCCCGTGTCGGCGGCCTACCTGTCGGCCCTCCGCGAACGGGGCGTGGTGCCCCGCGTGCAGAGCCGCTGGCTCAATGCCGTGAGCGCCTACCTGGCGGCCGGCGAGGCGGCTGCGGTGCGCGCCCTGCCCTTCGTGAAGGCCGTGCGCCCGGTGGGCCGCCTCCTGCCGGCCCGGACGCCCCCCCCGCCCCCGCTCGTCGAAGCACCGTGGCGACCGGCCCGCCCCCGCCCGGCACGGCTGGACTACGGCGCCTCCGAGACGCAACTCGCCCTGGTCAACGCCCTGCCACCGCTCGAGCGCGGTCTCAACGGCGCCGGGGTGCGGCTGGGCATCATCGACACGGGCCTGGGAGACCTCTCCGCCCACCCGGCCTTCACCCGGATGCTCGCCGAAGGCCGCTTCCTCGAAAGCCGGGACTTCACCGGGCTGCCGGACGACGGCAGCCGCCACGGACGCGCCGTCCTCTCGGTCGCCGCCGGCTTCGACGAGGGTAACCTGATCGGGCCTGCCTACGGGGCGGAGATCCTCCACGCCCGCACCGAGTACACCCCCCCCGAGACGAACCAGGAGGAGGACAACTTCGTGGCCGGGCTCGAATGGATGGAGACGATGGGCGTCGACGTGGTCAACGTCTCGCTCGGCTACTCCGAGTTCGACGAAGGGCAGCACAGCTACACCCCCGCCGACATGGACGGGGACACGCCGGTCACGACGCAGGCCGCCGACCGGGCCGCACAGCTCGGCATCGTGGTGGTCGCCAGCGCCGGCAACAGCGGGCACACCACCTGGCGGATCATCACCTCGCCGGCCGACGGCGACTCGGTCATCGCCGTCGGGGCCGTCGACGCAAACGGGGTCCGGGCCTTCTTCAGCTCCGTCGGCCCCACCGCCGACGGGCGCATCAAGCCGGACGTGGCCGCCCTGGGTATGAGGGTGCACCTGGCCGCCTCCGACACCGGGTACGGGCTCTCCCAAGGCACCTCCTTCTCCGCTCCGATGGTGGCGGGGATCGTGGCGCTGCTCCTGCAGGTCAACCCGGACCTGGACCCGGCAACCGTCCGGGACATCCTGCGCAGCACCGCCAGCCGGGCCGGCAACCCGGACAACACCCTGGGCTGGGGCCTCGTCGACGCCGACGCCGCCGTCGCCCTGGCCGAAGCCCTGGCGACGCCCGTGGAAAACGGGCGCACGCCGCCGGCCGTCCTGCGGGTGGACACCTACCCCAGCCCCCTCACCGGGCCGGCCGTCTTCGAAGTCCGCTCGCCGGTGACGCTCCCGGACGCCCGCCTGCATGTCTATGACCTGCTGGGGCGCCGCGTCGCCGTACCCTTCGAAGGCGCCCTCTCGCCCGGCCTGAACCGTATCCCGTTCGACCCCACCGGCCTCGCACCGGGCCTCTACCTCTTTACCCTGGAAACGGCTACCCTTACCCGGCACGGCAAACTGGTCGTCGTGCGTTGA